One Salvia splendens isolate huo1 chromosome 12, SspV2, whole genome shotgun sequence genomic window carries:
- the LOC121759543 gene encoding protein ABIL2-like isoform X2: MDSISAPQKASNYDEIFMQSSLQFAESLKDLRTLKKQLYSAAEYFESSYDKDDRQMLVMESSKDYATKAVVSTVDHLGSVADKLSKFLDEKANEFSATDIRISCIQQKLSKFQGFIDVRGVSQHTLIVEAPKHHKQYIVADNLSAKAVQAARLKPQPPLSRKGHPMVPSDEPSQNHSHFPFTRAMSKKDTGKRSVSPLSFPLKRSGSSAYRSVSPTPSYSNQQMQWQSPSEPRRAMSVCRIGGVKREGQIVESHTKRSKNLFRALLNAHRSRKENHKLQTMYR, from the exons atggATTCAATCAGTGCCCCTCAGAAGGCTTCCAACTATGATGAAATTTTCATGCAGAGTAGTTTGCAATTTGCAGAAAGCTTGAAG GATCTGAGAACTCTAAAGAAACAGTTGTATTCAGCAGCAGAGTATTTTGAGTCTTCTTATGATAAAGATGATCGCCAAATGCT TGTGATGGAATCGTCGAAAGATTATGCTACAAAAGCTGTGGTGAGCACTGTCGACCATTTGGGGTCGGTAGCTGATAAACTCAGTAAATTCTTGGATGAAAAGGCTAATGAATTCTCTGCAACAGATATTAGAATTTCTTGCATTCAACAG AAACTAAGCAAATTTCAAGGATTCATCGACGTGAGAGGCGTATCACAACACACATTAATTGTAGAAGCTCCCAAGCACCATAAGCAGTACATTGTTGCAG ATAATCTGTCTGCTAAAGCCGTTCAAGCAGCACGACTGAAGCCTCAACCACCATTATCAAG AAAAGGACACCCGATGGTTCCTTCAGACGAACCATCTCAAAATCATTCCCACTTTCCCTTCACGCGAGCCATGTCTAAGAAAGATACAG GGAAGCGTTCAGTTTCACCACTTAGTTTTCCGCTCAAGAGGTCTGGATCGTCTGCATACAGATCAGTCTCTCCTACCCCTTCGTACAGTAATCAACAG ATGCAATGGCAGAGTCCATCAGAGCCACGAAGAGCTATGTCAGTGTGCAGAATAGGTGGCGTGAAGAGGGAAGGACAGATTGTAGAGTCACATACCAAAAGAAGTAAGAATCTGTTCAGAGCTTTGCTTAATGCGCACCGGTCAAGAAAGGAGAATCATAAGCTGCAAACGATGTATAGATAG
- the LOC121759543 gene encoding protein ABIL2-like isoform X1, whose amino-acid sequence MDSISAPQKASNYDEIFMQSSLQFAESLKDLRTLKKQLYSAAEYFESSYDKDDRQMLVMESSKDYATKAVVSTVDHLGSVADKLSKFLDEKANEFSATDIRISCIQQKLSKFQGFIDVRGVSQHTLIVEAPKHHKQYIVAGIYVILFSDFFGSKLTWLYPDNLSAKAVQAARLKPQPPLSRKGHPMVPSDEPSQNHSHFPFTRAMSKKDTGKRSVSPLSFPLKRSGSSAYRSVSPTPSYSNQQMQWQSPSEPRRAMSVCRIGGVKREGQIVESHTKRSKNLFRALLNAHRSRKENHKLQTMYR is encoded by the exons atggATTCAATCAGTGCCCCTCAGAAGGCTTCCAACTATGATGAAATTTTCATGCAGAGTAGTTTGCAATTTGCAGAAAGCTTGAAG GATCTGAGAACTCTAAAGAAACAGTTGTATTCAGCAGCAGAGTATTTTGAGTCTTCTTATGATAAAGATGATCGCCAAATGCT TGTGATGGAATCGTCGAAAGATTATGCTACAAAAGCTGTGGTGAGCACTGTCGACCATTTGGGGTCGGTAGCTGATAAACTCAGTAAATTCTTGGATGAAAAGGCTAATGAATTCTCTGCAACAGATATTAGAATTTCTTGCATTCAACAG AAACTAAGCAAATTTCAAGGATTCATCGACGTGAGAGGCGTATCACAACACACATTAATTGTAGAAGCTCCCAAGCACCATAAGCAGTACATTGTTGCAGGTATTTATGTTATTCTGTTTTCTGATTTCTTTGGTAGTAAACTGACTTGGTTGTATCCAGATAATCTGTCTGCTAAAGCCGTTCAAGCAGCACGACTGAAGCCTCAACCACCATTATCAAG AAAAGGACACCCGATGGTTCCTTCAGACGAACCATCTCAAAATCATTCCCACTTTCCCTTCACGCGAGCCATGTCTAAGAAAGATACAG GGAAGCGTTCAGTTTCACCACTTAGTTTTCCGCTCAAGAGGTCTGGATCGTCTGCATACAGATCAGTCTCTCCTACCCCTTCGTACAGTAATCAACAG ATGCAATGGCAGAGTCCATCAGAGCCACGAAGAGCTATGTCAGTGTGCAGAATAGGTGGCGTGAAGAGGGAAGGACAGATTGTAGAGTCACATACCAAAAGAAGTAAGAATCTGTTCAGAGCTTTGCTTAATGCGCACCGGTCAAGAAAGGAGAATCATAAGCTGCAAACGATGTATAGATAG
- the LOC121759544 gene encoding uncharacterized protein LOC121759544 isoform X1 encodes MGRFLKKDEKICSGESLVLDGHLVEIGEQEEDQKPPTDLNVLGKSCGVAGKRDVVDCRTKIPTITKFHAGKTAGGNSQGELTKLSDPSYKSENAKLSGGEAEPKRSVHDILSSLRQPSEQKVVSVNKPFTEENCVRFSRVSVCTNNHSGTEIPEEYEIPEDGIVPQARSSSFHLRPRTVNFISPIHDANSSSMESHAEEAAAVNTASQKEVESESLTRTYNNQELEIIFPCEEVVTGSNAALENGSSSSKSPELQEDKKGSCSRCNNDLKETSLETKDMDEIPSFDLRL; translated from the exons ATGGGCAGATTTCTgaaaaaggatgaaaaaattTGTTCTGGTGAATCACTAGTTTTGGATGGTCATTTAGTAGAGATTGGAGAGCAGGAAGAAGATCAAAAGCCTCCAACTGACTTAAACGTTCTAGGAAAAAGCTGTGGAGTAGCTGGAAAAAGGGATGTCGTTGATTGCCGAACCAAAATCCCTACTATTACAAAATTTCATGCTG GAAAAACAGCAGGTGGTAACTCTCAAGGGGAACTTACTAAATTAAGTGATCCAAGCTACAAGTCTGAAAATGCCAAATTAAGTGGGGGAGAAGCCGAACCTAAACGTTCTG TCCATGATATATTGTCCAGTCTCAGACAACCAAGTGAGCAGAAGGTTGTCTCTGTGAATAAGCCTTTCACTGAGGAGAACTGTGTCAGATTCTCCAGAGTTTCTGTCTGTACCAATAATCATAGTGGAACGGAAATTCCAGAAGAGTATGAAATTCCAGAAGATGGAATAGTACCTCAAGCTAGATCTTCTAGCTTTCATCTCAG ACCAAGAACAGTAAACTTTATATCTCCTATCCATGATGCAAATTCTTCATCTATGGAGTCTCATGCGGAAGAAGCTGCTGCAGTGAATACTGCTAGCCAAAAGGAAGTTGAATCTGAATCTCTCACCAGAACATACAATAATCAAGAACTGGAAATCATATTTCCATGTGAAG AGGTCGTAACTGGATCAAATGCTGCACTAGAAAATGGTTCGAGCTCCAGTAAATCACCTGAG CTGCAGGAAGACAAGAAGGGAAGCTGTTCTAGATGCAATAATGATCTCAAAGAGACAAGTCTCGAGACAAAGGATATGGATGAGATCCCAAGTTTTGATCTTAGACTTTGA
- the LOC121759544 gene encoding uncharacterized protein LOC121759544 isoform X2: MGRFLKKDEKICSGESLVLDGHLVEIGEQEEDQKPPTDLNVLGKSCGVAGKRDVVDCRTKIPTITKFHAGKTAGGNSQGELTKLSDPSYKSENAKLSGGEAEPKRSVHDILSSLRQPSEQKVVSVNKPFTEENCVRFSRVSVCTNNHSGTEIPEEYEIPEDGIVPQARSSSFHLRPRTVNFISPIHDANSSSMESHAEEAAAVNTASQKEVESESLTRTYNNQELEIIFPCEEVVTGSNAALENGSSSSKSPEEDKKGSCSRCNNDLKETSLETKDMDEIPSFDLRL, from the exons ATGGGCAGATTTCTgaaaaaggatgaaaaaattTGTTCTGGTGAATCACTAGTTTTGGATGGTCATTTAGTAGAGATTGGAGAGCAGGAAGAAGATCAAAAGCCTCCAACTGACTTAAACGTTCTAGGAAAAAGCTGTGGAGTAGCTGGAAAAAGGGATGTCGTTGATTGCCGAACCAAAATCCCTACTATTACAAAATTTCATGCTG GAAAAACAGCAGGTGGTAACTCTCAAGGGGAACTTACTAAATTAAGTGATCCAAGCTACAAGTCTGAAAATGCCAAATTAAGTGGGGGAGAAGCCGAACCTAAACGTTCTG TCCATGATATATTGTCCAGTCTCAGACAACCAAGTGAGCAGAAGGTTGTCTCTGTGAATAAGCCTTTCACTGAGGAGAACTGTGTCAGATTCTCCAGAGTTTCTGTCTGTACCAATAATCATAGTGGAACGGAAATTCCAGAAGAGTATGAAATTCCAGAAGATGGAATAGTACCTCAAGCTAGATCTTCTAGCTTTCATCTCAG ACCAAGAACAGTAAACTTTATATCTCCTATCCATGATGCAAATTCTTCATCTATGGAGTCTCATGCGGAAGAAGCTGCTGCAGTGAATACTGCTAGCCAAAAGGAAGTTGAATCTGAATCTCTCACCAGAACATACAATAATCAAGAACTGGAAATCATATTTCCATGTGAAG AGGTCGTAACTGGATCAAATGCTGCACTAGAAAATGGTTCGAGCTCCAGTAAATCACCTGAG GAAGACAAGAAGGGAAGCTGTTCTAGATGCAATAATGATCTCAAAGAGACAAGTCTCGAGACAAAGGATATGGATGAGATCCCAAGTTTTGATCTTAGACTTTGA
- the LOC121759544 gene encoding uncharacterized protein LOC121759544 isoform X3, with product MGRFLKKDEKICSGESLVLDGHLVEIGEQEEDQKPPTDLNVLGKSCGVAGKRDVVDCRTKIPTITKFHAAGGNSQGELTKLSDPSYKSENAKLSGGEAEPKRSVHDILSSLRQPSEQKVVSVNKPFTEENCVRFSRVSVCTNNHSGTEIPEEYEIPEDGIVPQARSSSFHLRPRTVNFISPIHDANSSSMESHAEEAAAVNTASQKEVESESLTRTYNNQELEIIFPCEEVVTGSNAALENGSSSSKSPELQEDKKGSCSRCNNDLKETSLETKDMDEIPSFDLRL from the exons ATGGGCAGATTTCTgaaaaaggatgaaaaaattTGTTCTGGTGAATCACTAGTTTTGGATGGTCATTTAGTAGAGATTGGAGAGCAGGAAGAAGATCAAAAGCCTCCAACTGACTTAAACGTTCTAGGAAAAAGCTGTGGAGTAGCTGGAAAAAGGGATGTCGTTGATTGCCGAACCAAAATCCCTACTATTACAAAATTTCATGCTG CAGGTGGTAACTCTCAAGGGGAACTTACTAAATTAAGTGATCCAAGCTACAAGTCTGAAAATGCCAAATTAAGTGGGGGAGAAGCCGAACCTAAACGTTCTG TCCATGATATATTGTCCAGTCTCAGACAACCAAGTGAGCAGAAGGTTGTCTCTGTGAATAAGCCTTTCACTGAGGAGAACTGTGTCAGATTCTCCAGAGTTTCTGTCTGTACCAATAATCATAGTGGAACGGAAATTCCAGAAGAGTATGAAATTCCAGAAGATGGAATAGTACCTCAAGCTAGATCTTCTAGCTTTCATCTCAG ACCAAGAACAGTAAACTTTATATCTCCTATCCATGATGCAAATTCTTCATCTATGGAGTCTCATGCGGAAGAAGCTGCTGCAGTGAATACTGCTAGCCAAAAGGAAGTTGAATCTGAATCTCTCACCAGAACATACAATAATCAAGAACTGGAAATCATATTTCCATGTGAAG AGGTCGTAACTGGATCAAATGCTGCACTAGAAAATGGTTCGAGCTCCAGTAAATCACCTGAG CTGCAGGAAGACAAGAAGGGAAGCTGTTCTAGATGCAATAATGATCTCAAAGAGACAAGTCTCGAGACAAAGGATATGGATGAGATCCCAAGTTTTGATCTTAGACTTTGA
- the LOC121758785 gene encoding protein NLP6-like isoform X2: MPSEPEDHTPRRPPDLLMDLDLDLDSSWPLDHIFAAAANCDQPCSPLWAFSDDNNAANLVAGAAFRFSDSSKIFSYSGNPVAATECALNNHDKKKLTTPLMGLMPIDNPDGSCIIKQRMTQALRYFKDLTEQHVLAQVWAPVKSGSRYVLTTSGQPFVLDPNSNGLHQYRLVSLSYMFSVDGDTDGDLGLPGRVFRQKLPEWTPNVQYYTSKEFPRLSHALNYNVRGTLALPVFEPSGQSCVGVLELIMTSQKINYAPEVDKVCKALEAVNLKSSEILDHQSTQICNEGRQNALAEILEIITVVCETHTLPLAQTWVPCRHRSILANGGGFKKSCSSFDGSCMGQVCMSTTDVAFYVVDANMWGFRDACAEHHLQKGQGVAGRAFESLNSCFCHDITEFCKTEYPLVHYARMFGLKSSFAICLRSNHTGNDDYVLEFFLPPNVESYEDQQSLLNSLLVTVKQHFGSLRVASGKDLDHEWRSIEIIKASMDEKLNMRPGFAAASPPRPPSVQNGESRHLDAFKGQLLMGEFCGVNGKGNVCSPTGLQNGTSVAEAKVVGKKPERKRGKAEKTISLEVLQQYFAGSLKDAAKSLGVCPTTMKRICRQHGISRWPSRKINKVNRSLSKLKRVIESVQGGEGTFSLTSLATSSSPVTAGPISWAPNMNGTNQQSSPGSGQCEFQEEKKEVATKSHGADEQAEASNHFVGDGSTKDEKLTPNGGGFVAGEGSHRSRDGSGSREESTGTPTSQGSCQGSPSLRNETSPQIDPVVSPMDEHRMKLGGSQAGVCRQTKEINLSSGFSIPGNFIRPPNGTFGGMLIEDAGSSHDLRNLCPAGEPLFEEHVTEYSWTRPTPPDPMPEDCIAAPAEDHVPRFSARPEVKTITIKATYREDIIRFRLPIDSGIVKLKEEVAKRFKLELGTFDIKYLDDDHEWVLIACDADLLECFDVSGSSGGNIIRLLVHDIMANLGSSCESSGE; encoded by the exons ATGCCCTCCGAACCCGAAGACCACACCCCCCGCCGCCCCCCGGACCTCCTCATGGACTTGGATCTCGATCTCGACTCCTCCTGGCCCTTGGATCACATCTTCGCTGCTGCCGCCAACTGCGACCAGCCCTGCTCCCCGCTTTGGGCCTTTTCTGATGATAATAACGCCGCTAATCTCGTCGCCGGCGCCGCTTTCCGCTTCTCCGACTCCTCCAAGATCTTCTCCT ATTCAGGCAATCCTGTGGCAGCAACTGAATGTGCACTTAATAATCATGACAAGAAAAAGCTGACTACTCCTTTGATGGGGTTGATGCCTATTGACAATCCGGATGGATCTTGCATAATAAAGCAAAGAATGACTCAGGCTCTTCGGTATTTCAAAGATTTGACTGAGCAGCATGTTTTGGCTCAGGTATGGGCGCCGGTGAAGAGTGGTAGCCGATATGTTCTAACTACTTCAGGTCAACCTTTTGTACTTGACCCCAATAGTAATGGACTCCATCAGTATAGGTTGGTTTCTCTGTCGTATATGTTCTCTGTGGATGGAGATACTGATGGAGACCTTGGACTTCCCGGACGTGTGTTTCGGCAGAAGTTACCGGAATGGACACCGAATGTTCAGTATTACACTAGCAAAGAATTTCCCCGCCTTAGCCATGCTTTAAATTACAATGTCCGAGGAACTTTAGCTTTACCTGTATTTGAGCCTTCTGGGCAGTCTTGTGTTGGTGTTCTTGAACTTATAATGACATCTCAGAAGATCAACTATGCTCCAGAGGTTGATAAAGTCTGCAAGGCACTTGAG GCAGTAAATTTAAAAAGCTCAGAGATATTGGATCATCAAAGTACACAG ATATGTAATGAAGGTCGGCAGAATGCATTAGCAGAAATACTGGAGATAATTACAGTTGTATGTGAAACCCACACACTACCACTAGCTCAAACTTGGGTTCCATGCAGACATCGTAGCATACTAGCAAATGGTGGTGGGTTTAAGAAAAGTTGCAGTAGCTTTGATGGGAGCTGCATGGGACAGGTTTGCATGTCAACAACAGATGTAGCATTCTATGTGGTGGACGCTAACATGTGGGGTTTCCGTGACGCTTGTGCTGAGCATCACTTGCAAAAGGGGCAGGGTGTTGCTGGGAGGGCATTCGAATCCCTTAACTCATGTTTTTGTCATGATATTACGGAGTTTTGCAAAACTGAGTACCCACTAGTTCATTATGCACGCATGTTTGGCTTGAAAAGCAGTTTTGCAATTTGTCTACGCAGCAATCATACTGGAAATGATGACTATGTTCTAGAATTTTTCCTCCCCCCTAATGTTGAAAGCTATGAGGACCAGCAGTCCTTGCTGAACTCCCTTTTAGTGACAGTGAAACAGCATTTTGGGAGCCTGAGGGTTGCTTCTGGAAAAGACCTTGACCATGAGTGGAGGTCCATTGAGATCATCAAGGCTTCCATGGATGAAAAGCTTAATATGAGGCCTGGTTTTGCTGCCGCATCACCACCTAGGCCTCCTTCTGTACAGAACGGGGAAAGCAGACATCTTGATGCTTTCAAAGGGCAGTTATTGATGGGTGAATTCTGTGGTGTAAATGGTAAAGGAAATGTCTGTAGTCCTACTGGACTTCAGAATGGTACATCTGTTGCTGAAGCAAAGGTTGTAGGCAAGAAGCCTGAGAGAAAGCGGGGGAAGGCAGAGAAAACAATTAGCTTAGAAGTTCTGCAGCAATATTTTGCTGGTAGTCTTAAGGATGCTGCAAAGAGTCTTGGTG TTTGCCCTACTACAATGAAGCGTATCTGTAGGCAGCATGGAATCTCTCGCTGGCCTTCCCGCAAGATAAATAAGGTTAATCGTTCTCTTTCAAAGCTAAAGCGTGTAATTGAATCCGTACAAGGTGGTGAAGGAACATTCAGTTTGACTTCTTTGGCTACAAGTTCTAGTCCTGTTACGGCTGGTCCAATTTCTTGGGCACCTAATATGAATGGAACCAACCAGCAAAGCTCACCTGGCTCTGGACAATGTGAATTTCAGGAAGAGAAGAAAGAGGTTGCTACTAAGTCCCATGGAGCTGATGAACAGGCAGAGGCCTCAAATCATTTTGTTGGAGATGGGAGCACAAAAGACGAGAAACTCACTCCTAATGGAGGTGGGTTTGTGGCAGGTGAAGGCTCACACCGATCAAGAGATGGGAGTGGATCGAGAGAAGAGAGCACAGGAACACCTACTTCTCAAGGTTCATGTCAAGGTAGCCCTTCTCTCAGAAATGAGACCTCCCCCCAAATTGATCCAGTTGTTTCACCTATGGATGAACACCGCATGAAACTGGGAGGCTCACAGGCTGGGGTGTGTCGACAAACAAAAGAAATCAATCTATCTTCTGGATTTTCAATTCCAGGCAATTTTATACGACCACCCAATGGGACATTCGGAGGAATGCTGATTGAGGATGCAGGAAGTTCACATGACCTGAGGAATTTGTGCCCAGCTGGAGAACCGCTGTTTGAAGAGCACGTCACAGAGTACAGTTGGACAAGACCAACTCCTCCTGATCCCATGCCCGAGGACTGCATAGCAGCTCCAGCCGAAGACCACGTGCCAAGGTTTTCCGCCAGGCCAGAAGTGAAAACAATTACCATAAAAGCCACGTACCGAGAAGACATCATCAGATTCCGCCTTCCAATAGATTCCGGTATCGTCAAGTTAAAAGAAGAAGTGGCAAAGCGATTCAAGTTAGAGCTGGGCACATTTGATATAAAATATCTTGACGACGATCATGAGTGGGTCCTAATCGCATGCGATGCTGATTTGCTGGAATGCTTCGATGTATCAGGATCATCTGGTGGCAATATAATCAGGCTTTTGGTACATGACATCATGGCCAATCTGGGGAGCTCTTGCGAAAGCTCAGGTGAATGA
- the LOC121758785 gene encoding protein NLP6-like isoform X1: protein MPSEPEDHTPRRPPDLLMDLDLDLDSSWPLDHIFAAAANCDQPCSPLWAFSDDNNAANLVAGAAFRFSDSSKIFSYSGNPVAATECALNNHDKKKLTTPLMGLMPIDNPDGSCIIKQRMTQALRYFKDLTEQHVLAQVWAPVKSGSRYVLTTSGQPFVLDPNSNGLHQYRLVSLSYMFSVDGDTDGDLGLPGRVFRQKLPEWTPNVQYYTSKEFPRLSHALNYNVRGTLALPVFEPSGQSCVGVLELIMTSQKINYAPEVDKVCKALEAVNLKSSEILDHQSTQQICNEGRQNALAEILEIITVVCETHTLPLAQTWVPCRHRSILANGGGFKKSCSSFDGSCMGQVCMSTTDVAFYVVDANMWGFRDACAEHHLQKGQGVAGRAFESLNSCFCHDITEFCKTEYPLVHYARMFGLKSSFAICLRSNHTGNDDYVLEFFLPPNVESYEDQQSLLNSLLVTVKQHFGSLRVASGKDLDHEWRSIEIIKASMDEKLNMRPGFAAASPPRPPSVQNGESRHLDAFKGQLLMGEFCGVNGKGNVCSPTGLQNGTSVAEAKVVGKKPERKRGKAEKTISLEVLQQYFAGSLKDAAKSLGVCPTTMKRICRQHGISRWPSRKINKVNRSLSKLKRVIESVQGGEGTFSLTSLATSSSPVTAGPISWAPNMNGTNQQSSPGSGQCEFQEEKKEVATKSHGADEQAEASNHFVGDGSTKDEKLTPNGGGFVAGEGSHRSRDGSGSREESTGTPTSQGSCQGSPSLRNETSPQIDPVVSPMDEHRMKLGGSQAGVCRQTKEINLSSGFSIPGNFIRPPNGTFGGMLIEDAGSSHDLRNLCPAGEPLFEEHVTEYSWTRPTPPDPMPEDCIAAPAEDHVPRFSARPEVKTITIKATYREDIIRFRLPIDSGIVKLKEEVAKRFKLELGTFDIKYLDDDHEWVLIACDADLLECFDVSGSSGGNIIRLLVHDIMANLGSSCESSGE from the exons ATGCCCTCCGAACCCGAAGACCACACCCCCCGCCGCCCCCCGGACCTCCTCATGGACTTGGATCTCGATCTCGACTCCTCCTGGCCCTTGGATCACATCTTCGCTGCTGCCGCCAACTGCGACCAGCCCTGCTCCCCGCTTTGGGCCTTTTCTGATGATAATAACGCCGCTAATCTCGTCGCCGGCGCCGCTTTCCGCTTCTCCGACTCCTCCAAGATCTTCTCCT ATTCAGGCAATCCTGTGGCAGCAACTGAATGTGCACTTAATAATCATGACAAGAAAAAGCTGACTACTCCTTTGATGGGGTTGATGCCTATTGACAATCCGGATGGATCTTGCATAATAAAGCAAAGAATGACTCAGGCTCTTCGGTATTTCAAAGATTTGACTGAGCAGCATGTTTTGGCTCAGGTATGGGCGCCGGTGAAGAGTGGTAGCCGATATGTTCTAACTACTTCAGGTCAACCTTTTGTACTTGACCCCAATAGTAATGGACTCCATCAGTATAGGTTGGTTTCTCTGTCGTATATGTTCTCTGTGGATGGAGATACTGATGGAGACCTTGGACTTCCCGGACGTGTGTTTCGGCAGAAGTTACCGGAATGGACACCGAATGTTCAGTATTACACTAGCAAAGAATTTCCCCGCCTTAGCCATGCTTTAAATTACAATGTCCGAGGAACTTTAGCTTTACCTGTATTTGAGCCTTCTGGGCAGTCTTGTGTTGGTGTTCTTGAACTTATAATGACATCTCAGAAGATCAACTATGCTCCAGAGGTTGATAAAGTCTGCAAGGCACTTGAG GCAGTAAATTTAAAAAGCTCAGAGATATTGGATCATCAAAGTACACAG CAGATATGTAATGAAGGTCGGCAGAATGCATTAGCAGAAATACTGGAGATAATTACAGTTGTATGTGAAACCCACACACTACCACTAGCTCAAACTTGGGTTCCATGCAGACATCGTAGCATACTAGCAAATGGTGGTGGGTTTAAGAAAAGTTGCAGTAGCTTTGATGGGAGCTGCATGGGACAGGTTTGCATGTCAACAACAGATGTAGCATTCTATGTGGTGGACGCTAACATGTGGGGTTTCCGTGACGCTTGTGCTGAGCATCACTTGCAAAAGGGGCAGGGTGTTGCTGGGAGGGCATTCGAATCCCTTAACTCATGTTTTTGTCATGATATTACGGAGTTTTGCAAAACTGAGTACCCACTAGTTCATTATGCACGCATGTTTGGCTTGAAAAGCAGTTTTGCAATTTGTCTACGCAGCAATCATACTGGAAATGATGACTATGTTCTAGAATTTTTCCTCCCCCCTAATGTTGAAAGCTATGAGGACCAGCAGTCCTTGCTGAACTCCCTTTTAGTGACAGTGAAACAGCATTTTGGGAGCCTGAGGGTTGCTTCTGGAAAAGACCTTGACCATGAGTGGAGGTCCATTGAGATCATCAAGGCTTCCATGGATGAAAAGCTTAATATGAGGCCTGGTTTTGCTGCCGCATCACCACCTAGGCCTCCTTCTGTACAGAACGGGGAAAGCAGACATCTTGATGCTTTCAAAGGGCAGTTATTGATGGGTGAATTCTGTGGTGTAAATGGTAAAGGAAATGTCTGTAGTCCTACTGGACTTCAGAATGGTACATCTGTTGCTGAAGCAAAGGTTGTAGGCAAGAAGCCTGAGAGAAAGCGGGGGAAGGCAGAGAAAACAATTAGCTTAGAAGTTCTGCAGCAATATTTTGCTGGTAGTCTTAAGGATGCTGCAAAGAGTCTTGGTG TTTGCCCTACTACAATGAAGCGTATCTGTAGGCAGCATGGAATCTCTCGCTGGCCTTCCCGCAAGATAAATAAGGTTAATCGTTCTCTTTCAAAGCTAAAGCGTGTAATTGAATCCGTACAAGGTGGTGAAGGAACATTCAGTTTGACTTCTTTGGCTACAAGTTCTAGTCCTGTTACGGCTGGTCCAATTTCTTGGGCACCTAATATGAATGGAACCAACCAGCAAAGCTCACCTGGCTCTGGACAATGTGAATTTCAGGAAGAGAAGAAAGAGGTTGCTACTAAGTCCCATGGAGCTGATGAACAGGCAGAGGCCTCAAATCATTTTGTTGGAGATGGGAGCACAAAAGACGAGAAACTCACTCCTAATGGAGGTGGGTTTGTGGCAGGTGAAGGCTCACACCGATCAAGAGATGGGAGTGGATCGAGAGAAGAGAGCACAGGAACACCTACTTCTCAAGGTTCATGTCAAGGTAGCCCTTCTCTCAGAAATGAGACCTCCCCCCAAATTGATCCAGTTGTTTCACCTATGGATGAACACCGCATGAAACTGGGAGGCTCACAGGCTGGGGTGTGTCGACAAACAAAAGAAATCAATCTATCTTCTGGATTTTCAATTCCAGGCAATTTTATACGACCACCCAATGGGACATTCGGAGGAATGCTGATTGAGGATGCAGGAAGTTCACATGACCTGAGGAATTTGTGCCCAGCTGGAGAACCGCTGTTTGAAGAGCACGTCACAGAGTACAGTTGGACAAGACCAACTCCTCCTGATCCCATGCCCGAGGACTGCATAGCAGCTCCAGCCGAAGACCACGTGCCAAGGTTTTCCGCCAGGCCAGAAGTGAAAACAATTACCATAAAAGCCACGTACCGAGAAGACATCATCAGATTCCGCCTTCCAATAGATTCCGGTATCGTCAAGTTAAAAGAAGAAGTGGCAAAGCGATTCAAGTTAGAGCTGGGCACATTTGATATAAAATATCTTGACGACGATCATGAGTGGGTCCTAATCGCATGCGATGCTGATTTGCTGGAATGCTTCGATGTATCAGGATCATCTGGTGGCAATATAATCAGGCTTTTGGTACATGACATCATGGCCAATCTGGGGAGCTCTTGCGAAAGCTCAGGTGAATGA